The Pseudomonas triclosanedens genome has a window encoding:
- a CDS encoding DUF3742 family protein produces MNTTTRTSTAERLGRAFGRGWRAYARGERRASNWLISKGVPVAGAVVLVWVVKLAALGALLYTTFWLALLLVCVMVVAWMARNADLGEELPEPEWRNGPAGFGLYTYDGFRIDPHVEDD; encoded by the coding sequence ATGAACACGACGACCCGCACCAGCACCGCAGAACGCCTCGGCCGCGCCTTTGGCCGCGGATGGCGTGCCTATGCGCGCGGCGAACGGCGGGCGTCGAACTGGTTGATCTCCAAGGGAGTGCCGGTAGCTGGCGCCGTCGTGCTCGTGTGGGTGGTCAAGCTGGCCGCGCTCGGGGCGCTGCTGTACACCACCTTCTGGCTGGCTCTGTTGCTGGTGTGCGTCATGGTCGTTGCCTGGATGGCCCGCAACGCCGACTTGGGCGAGGAGTTGCCCGAGCCAGAATGGCGAAACGGGCCAGCCGGGTTCGGCCTGTACACCTACGACGGTTTTCGCATTGATCCTCATGTCGAGGACGACTAG
- a CDS encoding RES family NAD+ phosphorylase: MSHELPSFLIDAGELLQHVSRVVYRGSPLYYGRSSTNRYDDPAGAYGVLYLGRDLPTALMESVFHKHQWLEDTKRSIALKEVQARMVRAVGVLDDVLLADLTAPGVMAGYFGLNLEQLASRDYTYTQQVSAQVHAMLGDDGQALFDGVLYPSRNNYPAKSIALFERAGAKVSVVEDIELVDHVDWPRFVATYRIGVEPDPGPVEPDDEAS, encoded by the coding sequence ATGAGCCACGAGCTGCCTTCGTTCCTGATCGATGCCGGTGAACTGCTCCAGCATGTGAGCCGCGTCGTCTATCGGGGCAGCCCGCTGTACTATGGCCGCAGCAGCACGAATCGCTACGATGACCCGGCGGGGGCCTACGGCGTGCTCTACCTGGGGCGCGACCTGCCCACGGCGCTGATGGAGTCGGTGTTCCACAAGCACCAGTGGCTTGAAGACACGAAGCGCTCCATTGCCCTGAAGGAAGTCCAGGCCCGGATGGTGCGCGCAGTAGGCGTGCTGGATGACGTGCTTCTGGCTGACCTCACGGCACCGGGCGTCATGGCGGGCTACTTCGGCCTGAATCTGGAGCAGTTGGCCAGCCGCGACTACACGTACACGCAGCAGGTGTCCGCCCAGGTGCATGCGATGCTCGGAGATGATGGCCAAGCGCTGTTCGACGGGGTGCTCTATCCGTCGCGCAACAACTATCCCGCCAAGAGCATCGCCCTGTTCGAGCGTGCGGGAGCCAAGGTCAGCGTTGTCGAGGACATCGAGCTGGTTGACCATGTGGACTGGCCGCGGTTCGTTGCCACCTACCGCATCGGCGTGGAACCCGATCCTGGCCCGGTGGAGCCGGATGACGAGGCGTCCTGA
- a CDS encoding integrase — MPTAIEFIADRLPRVTVEDVRRFADTVEIRNAPAFAAELQAFIHERVEAVKLPANLEGETVAQALQRKVAALRADTRWAPTETDVQRGRAVLLEAFNQPHNLPPAEFAKLADKSRQQIYKDILARRLLALNVGPRGQKLPDWQLDPVKQQLTQTVLQEVEGIDHWTIYRALSEPLEGLGGRSPVDAVTHRTIDDVAEAVFNVLGVQVH; from the coding sequence ATGCCCACTGCCATCGAATTCATTGCCGATCGTCTGCCGCGCGTTACGGTGGAGGATGTGCGCCGCTTCGCGGATACCGTCGAAATCCGCAATGCTCCGGCTTTCGCGGCCGAGTTGCAGGCGTTCATTCATGAGCGCGTGGAAGCGGTGAAGCTGCCCGCCAACCTCGAAGGCGAAACGGTGGCGCAGGCCTTGCAGCGCAAGGTGGCCGCGCTGCGCGCCGACACGCGCTGGGCACCGACTGAAACCGACGTCCAGCGAGGCCGCGCCGTGCTGCTGGAAGCCTTCAACCAGCCGCACAACCTGCCGCCCGCCGAGTTCGCCAAGCTGGCGGACAAGTCGCGCCAGCAAATCTACAAGGACATCCTCGCCCGTCGGCTGCTGGCGCTGAACGTGGGGCCGCGCGGCCAGAAGCTGCCCGACTGGCAGCTCGACCCGGTGAAGCAGCAGTTGACTCAAACCGTACTTCAGGAAGTCGAGGGCATCGACCACTGGACGATCTACCGCGCGCTGTCCGAACCGCTCGAAGGCTTGGGCGGTCGCTCGCCGGTGGATGCGGTGACGCATCGCACGATCGATGACGTGGCCGAGGCCGTGTTCAACGTGCTGGGCGTCCAGGTGCATTGA
- the mobH gene encoding MobH family relaxase, producing MLSLFQRKRPPVAAAPSPPPAADLPKGLMRPDSAASLLATPRRQKLLEHIWQRTSLSRKQFATLYRVPLERYAELVQAFPASEAHHHAYPGGMLDHGLEIVAYSLKLRQSHLLPIGASPEDQAAQAEAWTAAVAYAALLHDIGKVAVDLHVELADGSTWHPWHGPLRQPYRFRYRDDREYRLHSAATGLLYRQLLDRDMLDWLSGYPSLWAPLLYVLAGQYEHAGVLGELVVQADRASVAQELGGDPARALAAPKHSLQRKLVNGLRYLLKEELKLNQPEASDGWLTQDALWLVSKTVSDKLRAHLLSQGVDGIPANNTAVFNVLQDHGMLQPTLDGKAIWRATVTSSTGWSHSFTLLRLAPALIWEPGERPAPFAGTVAIDMTPADKEADASVQSPALATTHPAEEQHPAPWTDAGAAAAPVHPSAAQAVPDVMEDMLAMVGMGELPAVQQDAEAVSVEAPAAGPETPAPSLAPSSAPAPTAAQPSGEHFMAWLQQGVASRRLIINDAKALVHTVGNTAYLVSPGVFQRYAQEHPQVGTLAKQESQQDWQWVQKRFERLQHHRKHPNGLNIWTCEVTGPRKSRRLHGYLLDDARLLFAEMPPNNPYLSLVQ from the coding sequence ATGCTCTCCCTGTTCCAGCGAAAACGGCCCCCGGTCGCCGCCGCTCCATCGCCACCACCCGCCGCCGACCTCCCGAAAGGGTTGATGCGGCCGGACTCGGCCGCATCGCTGCTAGCCACCCCGCGCCGGCAGAAGCTGCTGGAACACATCTGGCAGCGCACATCGCTCTCGCGCAAGCAGTTCGCCACCCTGTACCGCGTCCCGCTGGAGCGCTACGCGGAGCTGGTCCAGGCTTTCCCGGCCTCCGAAGCGCACCACCACGCCTACCCGGGCGGCATGCTCGACCATGGCCTCGAAATCGTCGCCTACAGCCTGAAGCTGCGGCAGTCCCATCTGCTACCCATTGGCGCCAGCCCCGAAGACCAGGCGGCGCAGGCCGAAGCCTGGACTGCGGCCGTCGCCTATGCCGCACTGCTCCATGACATCGGCAAGGTCGCGGTCGATCTGCACGTCGAGCTGGCCGACGGTAGTACCTGGCACCCATGGCACGGCCCGCTGCGCCAACCGTACCGCTTTCGCTACCGCGATGATCGCGAGTACCGGCTCCACAGCGCCGCGACAGGCTTGCTCTACCGGCAACTGCTCGATCGCGACATGTTGGACTGGCTCAGTGGCTATCCGTCCCTGTGGGCACCGCTGCTTTACGTCCTCGCCGGGCAGTACGAGCACGCCGGGGTGCTGGGCGAGCTGGTCGTACAGGCCGACCGCGCCTCCGTCGCCCAAGAGCTGGGCGGCGATCCTGCGCGCGCTCTGGCCGCACCCAAGCACTCGCTCCAACGCAAGCTGGTCAACGGGCTGCGCTACCTGCTCAAGGAAGAGCTGAAACTGAACCAGCCCGAAGCCTCCGATGGCTGGCTCACTCAGGATGCTCTATGGCTGGTGAGCAAGACCGTTTCCGACAAGCTGCGCGCGCACCTGCTGTCTCAGGGGGTCGATGGCATCCCTGCGAACAACACCGCAGTGTTCAATGTGCTCCAGGATCACGGCATGTTGCAGCCGACGCTCGACGGCAAGGCGATCTGGCGCGCGACCGTGACCAGTTCCACCGGCTGGTCACACTCGTTCACCCTGTTGCGGCTGGCACCTGCACTGATTTGGGAGCCTGGCGAGCGGCCGGCGCCGTTCGCCGGGACGGTGGCGATCGACATGACACCGGCCGACAAAGAGGCCGATGCTTCGGTGCAATCGCCGGCACTCGCGACAACACATCCTGCCGAAGAGCAGCATCCTGCTCCGTGGACGGACGCTGGCGCCGCTGCTGCCCCGGTTCACCCGTCCGCTGCCCAGGCCGTGCCCGATGTCATGGAAGACATGCTCGCGATGGTGGGAATGGGTGAATTGCCTGCCGTCCAGCAGGATGCAGAAGCCGTCTCGGTCGAAGCGCCTGCCGCAGGCCCCGAAACGCCTGCGCCGTCACTGGCTCCATCATCAGCGCCCGCGCCCACGGCCGCGCAGCCATCCGGTGAGCACTTCATGGCATGGCTGCAACAGGGCGTCGCCTCGCGGCGGCTCATCATCAACGACGCCAAGGCGCTCGTGCATACCGTGGGCAACACCGCCTACCTGGTCAGTCCCGGCGTCTTCCAGCGTTACGCGCAGGAACACCCGCAAGTCGGCACGCTGGCGAAGCAGGAAAGCCAACAAGATTGGCAATGGGTACAGAAGCGTTTCGAGCGGCTGCAACACCATCGCAAGCACCCCAACGGCCTAAACATCTGGACCTGCGAGGTGACGGGGCCTCGCAAATCCCGCCGCCTCCACGGCTACCTGTTGGACGATGCTCGGCTGTTGTTCGCGGAAATGCCGCCGAACAACCCCTACTTGTCGCTCGTGCAATAA
- a CDS encoding alkaline phosphatase has product MLTACASTPHTTAPPANTADSHITVPIIHHPDGETPAWWFRDGAAQAAARGAMHGHAKNVIIFLGDGMSLTTVTAARIFEGQRKEGSGEENRLSWENFPATALSKTYNTDSQTPDSAGTMSAIATGVKTRAGVLSIGQGPKRQDCTGALASPMLTMWELAASAGMSAGVVTTARLTHATPGATIAHSAERNWESDADMPQAAKDAGCIDIARQVVETPFWRGFDVLMGGGRKNFMPASQHDPEYDDKVGGRLDGRDLIAVWQERHPGGSYVWNKRLLEAAPTDKPLLGLFEPEHMQFEHDRPKDAAGEPSLAEMTRAAITRLARNPEGYVLLVEGGRIDHANHAGNAYRALTDTVAMSDAVRVASEVTSADDTLIVVTADHSHTLTFAGYPVRGNPILGKVHGSSGEDNTVGLATDGIGLPYTTLNYANGPGYTGASKSQPAGSKRYPHTGNGFQPATGRPDLTHVDTEDPDYMQEATLPLSGETHSGEDVGIWARGPGSDAIRGSVEENAIFHFAVQATPRLRGALCAKHLCDASGVPVELPRISTFQSPQ; this is encoded by the coding sequence GTGCTCACCGCTTGCGCCAGCACCCCACACACCACGGCACCACCCGCAAACACCGCCGACTCCCATATCACCGTGCCGATCATTCATCACCCGGACGGCGAGACTCCGGCTTGGTGGTTCCGCGATGGTGCCGCGCAGGCCGCCGCGCGGGGCGCAATGCACGGTCATGCGAAGAACGTCATCATTTTCCTCGGTGATGGCATGAGCTTGACCACAGTCACTGCCGCGCGCATTTTCGAGGGGCAGCGTAAGGAAGGCAGCGGTGAGGAAAACCGCCTATCGTGGGAAAACTTCCCTGCTACTGCACTTAGCAAGACCTACAACACCGATTCGCAAACGCCCGATTCGGCCGGCACCATGAGCGCGATCGCCACCGGCGTGAAGACACGTGCCGGCGTGCTCAGCATCGGCCAAGGCCCGAAGCGTCAGGACTGCACCGGCGCGCTGGCATCGCCGATGCTGACGATGTGGGAACTGGCTGCGAGCGCCGGCATGTCGGCCGGCGTAGTGACTACCGCACGTCTGACCCACGCCACGCCGGGCGCTACCATTGCCCATTCAGCCGAACGCAACTGGGAAAGCGATGCTGATATGCCACAGGCTGCCAAGGATGCCGGCTGCATCGACATTGCCCGCCAAGTAGTCGAGACACCGTTCTGGCGCGGGTTCGATGTGCTGATGGGCGGTGGCCGCAAGAATTTCATGCCTGCCTCGCAACATGACCCTGAATATGACGACAAGGTCGGCGGGCGACTTGATGGCCGCGATCTCATCGCCGTATGGCAAGAGCGTCACCCTGGAGGCTCCTATGTCTGGAACAAGCGGTTGCTCGAAGCCGCGCCAACCGACAAGCCACTGCTGGGCCTGTTCGAGCCGGAGCACATGCAGTTCGAGCATGATCGCCCGAAGGATGCTGCCGGTGAACCCTCGTTGGCAGAGATGACCCGCGCTGCGATCACCCGACTGGCGCGCAACCCTGAAGGCTACGTGCTGCTGGTCGAAGGTGGCCGCATCGACCACGCCAACCACGCCGGCAACGCTTACCGTGCGCTGACTGATACGGTGGCGATGAGTGATGCGGTGCGCGTCGCCTCAGAAGTCACGTCCGCCGATGACACCCTCATTGTTGTCACCGCAGACCATTCGCATACGTTGACCTTCGCTGGCTATCCCGTGCGCGGCAACCCGATACTAGGCAAGGTGCATGGCAGCAGTGGCGAAGACAATACGGTCGGCTTGGCCACTGATGGCATCGGCCTGCCTTACACCACTCTCAACTATGCCAATGGCCCTGGTTATACCGGTGCCAGCAAATCGCAGCCTGCCGGATCGAAAAGGTATCCACACACGGGCAACGGCTTCCAGCCTGCCACTGGTCGCCCCGACCTGACCCATGTGGATACGGAAGACCCGGACTACATGCAGGAAGCCACGTTGCCGCTTTCTGGTGAAACGCACAGCGGCGAGGACGTGGGCATTTGGGCACGCGGCCCAGGCAGCGACGCAATTCGCGGCAGCGTAGAAGAAAACGCAATCTTCCACTTTGCCGTACAGGCCACCCCGCGGCTGCGAGGTGCGCTCTGTGCAAAGCACCTGTGCGACGCCAGCGGCGTGCCGGTGGAATTGCCAAGAATCAGCACCTTCCAATCGCCCCAGTGA
- a CDS encoding undecaprenyl-diphosphate phosphatase, protein MLDWSAIILGIIEGITELLPISSTGHLLIAEHWLGARSDTFNIVIQAGAMLAVTIVYWRRLVTLAVSWRQPENRLYIGKLALAFLITAVLGFVAKAAGVELPTTLAPVAWALIIGGIWMMAAERFSERRSSKKEVTWTVAIAVGVAQIVAGIFPGTSRSGATIFAAMLTGTGDRGAATEFAFLVGIPTMYAASGYELYGQFKHGGGHEDWVALGTAFIVSTITAFVAIKWLLSYIQTHRFTAFAIYRIALGALLLVIAGRGWM, encoded by the coding sequence ATGTTGGATTGGAGTGCAATCATCCTCGGCATTATTGAGGGGATAACCGAGCTCTTGCCGATTTCCAGCACCGGGCATTTGCTCATTGCAGAACACTGGCTGGGGGCGCGATCCGACACGTTCAATATTGTCATCCAGGCCGGCGCCATGCTGGCCGTGACGATCGTTTACTGGCGTCGTCTGGTCACGCTCGCCGTGAGCTGGCGCCAACCCGAGAATCGTCTCTATATCGGTAAGCTGGCACTTGCCTTTCTGATTACCGCCGTGCTCGGCTTCGTTGCCAAGGCGGCCGGCGTGGAATTGCCGACTACGCTTGCGCCCGTCGCGTGGGCACTCATCATCGGTGGCATCTGGATGATGGCTGCCGAGCGATTTTCAGAAAGGCGTAGCTCCAAGAAAGAGGTGACTTGGACTGTCGCCATTGCTGTGGGAGTTGCGCAGATCGTGGCGGGCATTTTTCCCGGCACGTCTCGCTCGGGCGCAACTATCTTTGCGGCGATGCTGACGGGAACAGGCGATCGCGGAGCCGCGACCGAATTTGCATTTCTTGTTGGCATACCGACGATGTATGCCGCAAGCGGTTATGAACTATATGGTCAGTTCAAGCATGGCGGTGGACACGAAGATTGGGTAGCTCTCGGTACTGCATTCATCGTGTCCACCATCACGGCATTTGTCGCCATCAAATGGCTGCTGTCCTACATTCAGACACATCGGTTTACAGCGTTCGCGATCTACCGAATCGCACTGGGCGCGTTGTTGCTGGTGATCGCTGGCCGAGGTTGGATGTGA
- a CDS encoding MurR/RpiR family transcriptional regulator, whose product MPPTPSTFDERIANSIERMSPAERRVAVFFQENREQVLIASAAALAAKANTSDATIVRTARALGFAGLDDLRRALASELRDSISPADRLARTLDEVGSSPAVAFDVTMEIHRQSLESVCRSIKPEDFEKAVRSMIEAQRVLVFGLGPSSAIATYLVLQLKRFGLDAASLTNSGLLFADDLRTLRKGDLVVILAYGRVYEELALLLSEIKRQRLGSLLLTDTLAAKLRQQVDQVLPVARGRADMLSMHTATLGLIEALLVGIATQRPTETVASLKTLNDLRKKLAGKAVNLPVPKDDG is encoded by the coding sequence GTGCCGCCAACACCGTCAACTTTTGATGAGCGAATTGCGAACAGCATCGAGCGGATGAGTCCGGCAGAGCGGCGCGTCGCGGTGTTCTTTCAGGAGAACCGCGAGCAGGTTCTAATCGCATCTGCCGCCGCACTGGCGGCGAAAGCAAACACCAGTGATGCCACGATCGTGCGTACCGCCAGGGCCTTGGGCTTCGCCGGTCTTGACGATCTTCGGCGCGCACTCGCCAGCGAATTGCGTGATTCAATCTCGCCGGCCGACCGGCTCGCGCGAACGCTGGATGAAGTTGGCTCCAGTCCGGCAGTGGCCTTCGACGTGACGATGGAGATTCACCGGCAGTCTCTCGAAAGTGTTTGCCGCTCGATCAAGCCAGAGGATTTCGAGAAAGCCGTTCGCAGCATGATCGAGGCCCAGCGAGTCCTCGTTTTCGGCTTGGGGCCATCAAGCGCCATAGCAACCTATCTCGTTCTGCAACTCAAGCGATTCGGATTGGATGCCGCGAGCCTGACCAATAGCGGCCTTCTGTTTGCTGATGACCTTCGGACGCTACGCAAGGGGGATCTCGTTGTCATCCTTGCCTATGGACGAGTGTATGAAGAACTGGCCTTGCTGCTCAGTGAAATCAAACGGCAGAGGCTGGGGTCGCTGCTTCTGACGGACACACTTGCCGCCAAACTTCGGCAGCAGGTCGATCAAGTCCTCCCCGTGGCACGAGGACGTGCGGACATGCTGAGCATGCACACGGCAACGCTCGGTCTCATCGAAGCCTTGCTGGTAGGCATCGCAACCCAGCGGCCCACTGAGACGGTCGCAAGCCTAAAAACACTCAACGACCTGCGGAAGAAGTTGGCAGGCAAAGCGGTGAACCTTCCTGTACCGAAGGACGATGGCTGA
- a CDS encoding COG4280 domain-containing protein, with product MNSLAWNIAAPAIGAAFLASLVEVVEAFTIVLAVGILRGWKPAALGTAAALIVLALVIVVLGPLLNQVPLHFLQFVIGVLLLLFGMGWLRKAILRAAGVIPLHDEAAIFASESAQLADAGARQRTSLNWIAGMTAFKAVLLEGLEVVFIVIAVGAGRGLLWPAALGALAACIVVLTIGIIVHKPLARVPENTLKFGVGVMLSAFGVFWTGEGLGVEWPGQDLALVVFAGVFLAVGLATAYRLRRVRMEMAQ from the coding sequence ATGAACTCTCTTGCCTGGAATATCGCTGCGCCTGCTATTGGAGCCGCCTTCCTTGCGTCGCTTGTCGAGGTTGTGGAAGCGTTCACGATCGTTCTAGCGGTCGGCATCTTGCGCGGGTGGAAACCGGCGGCACTTGGCACCGCTGCGGCGCTCATTGTGCTCGCCTTGGTGATCGTGGTGCTAGGCCCATTGCTCAACCAAGTGCCGCTTCACTTCCTCCAATTCGTCATCGGGGTGTTGCTTCTCCTGTTTGGCATGGGATGGCTCCGCAAAGCGATTCTCCGAGCGGCAGGTGTTATTCCGTTACACGACGAGGCGGCCATCTTCGCGTCCGAATCTGCACAACTCGCTGACGCGGGTGCCCGCCAGCGCACGTCGCTCAACTGGATAGCGGGCATGACTGCGTTCAAAGCGGTATTGCTGGAGGGTTTGGAAGTCGTTTTCATCGTTATTGCCGTAGGTGCTGGTCGAGGACTGCTATGGCCCGCTGCCCTGGGCGCACTGGCAGCCTGCATCGTCGTCCTCACCATCGGAATCATTGTTCATAAGCCGCTGGCGCGGGTGCCGGAGAACACTTTGAAGTTCGGGGTTGGCGTCATGCTGTCGGCCTTTGGCGTGTTCTGGACGGGCGAAGGTCTCGGCGTCGAGTGGCCGGGCCAGGATTTGGCATTGGTGGTATTCGCAGGTGTGTTCCTGGCCGTCGGCCTTGCAACCGCATACCGCCTTCGGCGAGTGCGTATGGAGATGGCGCAATGA
- a CDS encoding MutS-related protein, whose product METPLADTHPKSVQANQSQAREIAFQSILGEGPSIHIAQQPECFHDLGLDQVVQAVVAPWKEYDLAGFFHANLMSEDAIVFRQEVMRDLEQPDIMAAVRGFTERLRVMRQQLPLATKAYDQHERNRWHLNAVQRYGEAIVELDRALAPLALNSRGLQRWREFVRAYVESAPFKRLMEQAAQLVRDLASITYAVTIYGPNVSVRNCADEPDYTVEIERTFAKFRRGAVKDYRIQLPVKEGLNHIEAQVLDCVAQLNPQVFGALSAFRAEHDVFMEPLVERFDREIHFYIGWLDFISPFRKAGMAFCHPSVSNATKDIQVYGAFDLALGLRLLNQEKAIVCNGFELHGAERMIVVTGPNQGGKTTFARMFGQLHWLASLGCPVPATGPARFFLFDRLFSHFEREEDIRNLRGKLHDDLVRMHRILEQATQNSVVVINEIFSSTTLQDALFLGREMLERLSRLDAIAVCVTFLDELTRFSPKVVSMVAALDPTDPAARSFKLERRAADGLAHALAIAEKYHVTGTWLKERIAP is encoded by the coding sequence ATGGAAACTCCACTCGCTGATACTCACCCCAAGAGCGTCCAGGCCAATCAGAGCCAAGCACGAGAGATTGCGTTCCAGAGCATCCTGGGCGAAGGCCCAAGCATCCACATTGCGCAGCAACCCGAGTGTTTTCACGACCTCGGGCTGGATCAGGTGGTGCAAGCCGTCGTGGCGCCCTGGAAGGAGTATGACCTCGCAGGGTTCTTCCATGCCAATCTCATGTCGGAGGATGCGATCGTCTTCCGGCAGGAAGTGATGCGCGACCTTGAACAACCGGACATCATGGCTGCCGTGCGCGGGTTCACCGAGCGGTTGCGCGTGATGCGCCAGCAATTGCCGCTGGCGACCAAGGCCTACGACCAGCACGAACGCAACCGCTGGCATCTGAATGCGGTGCAACGCTATGGAGAGGCCATCGTTGAACTCGATCGAGCACTGGCTCCGCTGGCACTCAATTCCCGAGGCTTGCAGCGCTGGCGCGAGTTCGTGCGGGCGTATGTCGAGTCCGCGCCCTTCAAGCGCCTCATGGAGCAGGCAGCGCAGTTGGTGCGGGACTTGGCGAGCATCACTTATGCGGTGACGATCTACGGCCCCAACGTCTCGGTTCGCAACTGTGCGGATGAGCCGGACTACACCGTGGAGATCGAGCGCACCTTCGCCAAATTCCGCCGCGGCGCAGTGAAGGACTACCGTATCCAACTCCCGGTCAAGGAGGGCCTCAACCACATCGAGGCGCAGGTACTCGACTGCGTCGCGCAACTGAACCCGCAGGTGTTCGGCGCGCTATCGGCGTTCCGGGCCGAGCATGATGTATTCATGGAGCCCCTGGTCGAGCGCTTTGACCGCGAGATCCACTTCTACATCGGCTGGCTGGACTTCATCTCCCCGTTCCGCAAAGCAGGCATGGCGTTCTGCCATCCCTCCGTGTCGAATGCCACGAAGGACATCCAGGTCTATGGCGCATTCGACCTGGCGCTAGGGCTGCGCCTGTTGAACCAGGAAAAAGCGATCGTCTGCAACGGCTTCGAGTTGCATGGCGCCGAGCGGATGATCGTCGTCACCGGCCCGAACCAGGGCGGCAAGACGACATTCGCGCGCATGTTCGGCCAGTTGCACTGGCTGGCAAGCCTCGGCTGCCCGGTGCCGGCCACCGGGCCGGCCCGGTTCTTCCTGTTCGATCGTCTGTTCTCGCACTTCGAGCGCGAAGAGGACATCCGTAACCTGCGCGGCAAGCTGCACGACGACCTGGTGCGCATGCATCGCATTCTGGAGCAGGCAACACAGAACTCCGTCGTGGTGATCAACGAGATTTTCTCCTCCACGACCTTGCAAGACGCACTGTTCCTCGGCCGTGAAATGCTGGAACGCCTGTCCCGGCTCGACGCCATCGCCGTATGCGTCACGTTCCTGGATGAGCTGACACGGTTTTCCCCCAAGGTGGTCAGCATGGTGGCGGCGCTCGATCCAACGGACCCGGCGGCGCGCAGCTTCAAGCTTGAGCGGCGGGCGGCCGATGGCCTGGCGCATGCGCTGGCGATTGCCGAGAAATACCACGTCACCGGCACCTGGTTGAAGGAGCGGATCGCGCCATGA
- a CDS encoding MutS-related protein, with protein sequence MKALLMHPDRDFDGEQPVPAHAQTLAQDLELSTLWDAMAGGDAFLRDVARKAILLSTNNDAETVQHRQQVLADAIAHPQEVRELYALAVEAIEGRKKYWFGVFMNYPSGVLRSAIGLMQFFTEMLQKLRVFAEHKGRDFSSPGFSALFEMLRTEFDDSYLATVRQHLKTLKFDGGVLISASLGHGGEGVGHVLRLPPEKPSLWERLLHRGPAQYGFRLHERDEAGARMLGEIEDCGVNLVANALGQSCDHVLGFFQMLRTELAFYVACLNLHEQLGQAQAPWCMPAMADTGALQLACNDLRDACLALKMGSGVVGNTVQAQGKGLIVITGANQGGKSSFLRACGVAQLMMQTGMFVCAQAYAGERCNGVFTHYKREEDASFKSGKLDEELSRLNDIADAIQPGCLFLSNESFASTNEREGSEIAWQTVEALRDRRIRVMAVTHLFDFAHRLAADNRADALFLRAQRREDGSRSFKLEVGEPLSTSFGEDLYAQVFGANADQANVKEKPTGASVAHDDKRPVTGAQT encoded by the coding sequence ATGAAAGCCTTGCTGATGCACCCTGACCGGGACTTCGACGGCGAGCAGCCCGTTCCCGCGCATGCCCAGACCCTGGCCCAGGACCTCGAACTGTCCACGCTCTGGGACGCGATGGCGGGAGGAGACGCCTTCCTGCGCGACGTGGCGCGCAAGGCCATCTTGCTATCAACCAACAACGACGCTGAGACCGTGCAGCATCGGCAGCAGGTGCTGGCGGATGCCATAGCGCATCCGCAGGAAGTGCGCGAACTCTACGCCCTTGCGGTTGAGGCGATCGAGGGTCGCAAGAAATACTGGTTCGGCGTGTTCATGAATTACCCCAGTGGCGTCTTGCGCAGCGCCATCGGGCTGATGCAGTTTTTTACCGAGATGCTGCAAAAGCTGCGCGTATTTGCCGAACACAAAGGGAGAGACTTCAGCTCGCCGGGGTTCAGCGCGCTCTTCGAGATGCTGCGCACGGAGTTCGATGACAGCTACCTGGCCACGGTGCGCCAGCATCTGAAGACCCTGAAATTCGATGGCGGCGTGCTGATCAGCGCCTCGCTTGGGCACGGTGGAGAAGGCGTGGGCCATGTACTGCGATTGCCCCCGGAGAAGCCGTCCCTGTGGGAGCGGCTGTTGCACCGGGGACCTGCGCAGTACGGCTTTCGGCTGCACGAGCGCGACGAGGCGGGCGCGCGGATGCTCGGCGAAATCGAGGATTGCGGTGTCAACCTCGTGGCCAATGCGCTGGGGCAGTCTTGCGACCATGTCCTGGGGTTCTTCCAGATGTTGCGCACGGAGCTGGCGTTCTATGTGGCCTGCCTCAATCTGCACGAGCAGTTAGGCCAAGCCCAGGCGCCCTGGTGCATGCCTGCAATGGCGGATACAGGCGCGCTGCAATTGGCTTGCAACGATTTGAGGGACGCATGCCTGGCGCTCAAAATGGGGTCCGGCGTCGTGGGCAACACGGTGCAGGCCCAGGGCAAAGGGTTGATCGTCATCACGGGGGCCAACCAGGGCGGCAAGTCCAGTTTCCTGCGCGCTTGCGGCGTGGCGCAACTGATGATGCAGACCGGCATGTTTGTCTGCGCCCAAGCCTACGCGGGCGAACGCTGCAACGGCGTTTTCACGCACTACAAGCGCGAGGAGGATGCCTCGTTCAAGAGCGGAAAGCTCGATGAAGAGCTGTCCAGGTTGAACGATATTGCCGACGCCATCCAACCAGGATGCCTGTTCCTGTCCAACGAATCCTTTGCTTCGACCAACGAGCGGGAAGGCTCCGAAATCGCCTGGCAGACGGTGGAAGCGTTGCGCGATCGGCGGATCAGGGTGATGGCCGTCACGCACCTGTTCGACTTCGCGCACCGGCTCGCGGCGGACAACCGGGCCGATGCCTTGTTCCTGCGTGCGCAGCGGCGCGAGGACGGCTCCCGATCGTTCAAGCTGGAAGTGGGGGAGCCCTTGTCCACTAGCTTCGGCGAAGATCTATATGCACAGGTGTTTGGTGCCAATGCAGACCAGGCGAACGTGAAAGAAAAGCCCACAGGCGCAAGCGTAGCGCACGATGACAAAAGGCCGGTAACCGGAGCGCAGACGTGA